The following is a genomic window from Pedobacter sp. KBS0701.
CAGTTTTCTTACGTAGGCTACAAGAGTAAAGCACAGTCGATAGATCTTGCGTCAAGCAATCAGGTTCAGCTAAGTACTTCCCTAAGTGCAGATGCTGTTGGTTTAGACGAGGTAATTGTTACGGGAACTTCGCAGGGAACAACCAGAAAAGAACTGGGAAGTTATATAAGTACCGTTAAAGGTGATGATTTGAATAAAGCCCCAAGTGGTAACGTGCTTTCGTCTTTACAGGGAAAAACAGCTGGTGCTCAGATCAGCCAAAACTCTGGCGATCCTGCAGGGGGCTTGTCTGTTCGTTTAAGAGGCATTAGCTCTGTAAATTCATCATCAGAGCCGCTTTACATTATTGATGGTGTAATCGTGAACAATTCAACTACCAGAGTTACCAATACCTCAGCCAATTATGATGGCGGAAACTTTGTTGGAAGCATTGGGCAGAATAGGATGGTTGATATCAATCCGGCAGATATTGAGCGTATTGAAGTATTAAACGGAGCTGCAGCTGCAGCCATTTATGGCTCGAGGGCAAATTCCGGAGTAATTCAGATCTTTACTAAAAAAGGCGTAAGTGGTGCTGCTCAGGTTAATTTCAGCACAAGTTTAACATTGAGCCATTTGCGTAAACAGGTTGAGGTGAACGAATCTCCGGTAAGGTTTGGTACGCCTACTAACTTTCCTACGCAAGACGTAATCCAAACAGTTGGCGATCCGGCGGTTCTGCAAAAGGAAACCATCCCTACCAATCGTTATAATTACCAGGATTACATCTTTCAATCTGCTACAGGTACAGATAATACGGTTTCTGTTTCCGGTGGTAATGAAAATACAAAATACTATACTTCAGCAGCTTATTTCAGTAATCAGGGAATTATTAAAAATACCGATTTTACACGCTATAATTTCAGAGCAAACATCGATCAGAAAATCACTGAATGGGCAAAATTGAGTGCCGGCTTAAATTATATCCGCAGTTCGGCCAATGAAAAGCCAGATGGAAATTCGTTTTTTTCGCCAATGAATTCTGTTACCATTATCGGGAACATTCATGATATTTTTGCCAGAGACGCTAATGGTAATTTAATGGCTGTTGGAGAACGTGGCAGGGTGAACCCTGTGTCGGTGATAGAAGACATTAAACAGCGTCAGGAAACCAACCGCATTATTGCCAATGCCAATTTGAAATTGTACCCTGTAAAAAATTTAACCTTAGATTTTACTTTAGGTGTTGATAATTCTGGTCAGAGTGGGTCAACCTACATTCCGCCATTTGCCTATAACGTAAATCCAGATTTTTATGGTGGTGGTGCGGCTTTAGATGGTACATTAAATGGCTACGCAAGTGCAGCAACTAACAATGCTTTTCAGTTTAACAATGAGTTTAATGCAACTTATCAGGCTAAATTATCAGAGCTGATTTCGTCAACCACTCAGGTTGGTTATTCGTTTCAATACGAAAAAACCAGATATCAGTTGGTAAATGGCAGAGGTTTAGCCCCATTAATCGAAACGGTAAATGCTGCTGCAACACAGCTTCCAAGTGTAGATGGAAGAACAGAATTGTCTGTAAGTGGAGGTTATATCCAGCAGAATTTTAAATATAAAGATCATTTATTTGTTACGGGTGCCTTAAGGGCCGATCAATCTTCAGTTTTTGGGGCTGATAACCGCACACAGGAATACTTGAAAGGAAGCTTAAGTTATGTGCTTTCCTCAGCTGATTATTGGAAAAGTTTTGATGTTTCTGATTGGTGGGATACATTTAAAATAAGAGCGGCTTATGGAGAATCAGGAAACTTGACCGGTATTGGTGCTTATGATAGGATCAATGCCTATTCTACACAATCGTTTTTGGGTAGAGCTTCGTTATTTTCGAGTGCGACTTTAGCTAACGAAAATGTTAAACCAGAACGCCAACGCGAATTGGAACTGGGAACAGATTTATCTTTCTTCAAAAACAGATTAGGTTTACAATTTAACTGGTATAATAAAAAAGTAAGCGATTTATTGATTGCCAGTGTGCAGGCACCTTCAACAGGATTTTCCAGCTTATTAGATAACATAGGCTCATTAAGGAACAAAGGGATTGAGCTTGTGTTGAATGGAACTCCGGTTGATGGGAAGGATTTTAAATGGAACACTTCAGTTGTTTTCAATAGGAATAGAAATACGGCACTTGATGTAGGTGGTTTAAGATTGTTTAGTACAAATCCAGGCGCTCCTGTAGCGATTATAAATGGTGAAGCCATTGGCGTGTTCTATGGAACCTTTTTTGCGCGTAATCCGGATGGAAGTCTGTTAACAAATGCAGCAGGAATTCCTCAGATAGAAAAAGGGATTCAAAATTCTGCCACTACGTTTACTCCACAACGCGATGCAAATGGTTTGCCTACCGGAACAACGCTTCGTAAAGTAATCGGTAATCCAAATCCTGATTATAACATGTCGTTTGTAAACGACTTTACCTATAAAAAACTGAATCTGCATGTACAGTTTGATGCGGTACAAGGCGGAAACGTTTGGAATGCCGATTGGAGAACCCGCCAGGGTGTTGGAAATGGTAAAGTAGCCGAACAAGAGCAACTTGGCGAGTTGCCCAGGGGATATGTTGCCGGAGTTTATGCGATTGAGGAGTGGAGGATTGATGATGGATCTTTTGTTAAGTTGCGAGAGATTTCGCTGAGCTATAATATAGGCAAGCTAAAATTCCTAAGAGACCTTACTGTAACGGTGAGCGGTAGAAACCTTATCTCATGGGACGACTATAAAGGTTACGATCCTGAGTTAAATTCTGGCGGGCAATCAACGATACTAAGAAATATAGATTTTGGTTCGGTGCCGATTCCACGAACCTTTAGTTTGGGTTTACAAGTTAAATTATAATCGTTAAAGGAAAGTTTATGAAAATTTTAAGAAATAATATTCCGACAAATATAACCTGTTTAGCACTTTCGTTAACATTGTGTTTCTCTTCATGTACGAAAGAATATCAGGATCCATCCAGAGCTAAAACAGATGTGGCTTTGGGCACCCAGCAAGGGTTAACTGCTGTGGCAATAGGTTTACAGCGGGTTTACACTTTAACCCGTACGGGTGTAATGTTCAACTCTGTTGCGGCAAATGGTTTTGTAACCAATGAGCTGCGGTTACTCAATTCAGGGAATATTCCTGAGTTACAGTTAAGTGCCGGTGGCAGTACTGTTGACGGGACAAATACAATTTTATTTAATCTTTGGACAAGTGCTAACAAGATTATTTACGATGCAGATTTGGTGATTGCTAATGCCGGTAATTTGGGTGACAAAGGTTATGCAGCGGGATTAATTGCCTATTCTAGCATATTCAAGGCTTTGGCAATTGGAAATATGGCGCAATACTGGGAAAAAATTCCAGATGGAACAGGAAAAAACGTACCTTTTATTACCCGTTCTGCTGGTTTTACAAAAGCAATTGCTGTTTTGGATAATGCTTTAAATGTTATTGCTGCAAATTCAATTTCTGCCAGCTTTTTAGGTAATATTCCTTCTGATGTGAATATTATAAATACAATACATGCACTCAAAGCCAGATATGCATTATTTTCAGGAAATTATCCACTGGCATTAACAGAGGCAAATGCTGTTGATTTAACTAAGTCATCATTTTTCAAGTTTGATGCTACCTCACCTAATATTCTATTTAGTATTATTTCTTCAAATAATGTATTTCAGCCATTAAACGCAAATCTAGGACTTACCGGTGCGAACACTCCAGATGCTGCAGATAAAAGGATAGCTTTTTATACCGTAATGGCAGGGGCAACCCCAACCTTACGTATGAATGGTTTTGCCGCAGCAACAGCAAGCCCTTTTCCGATTTACTTACCTGGAGAGATGATTTTAATAAAGGCTGAAGCACTCGCGAGACAGCCAGACTTAACCAATTCATTAATTGAGTTGAACAAGGTAGTAACCAAAACCTCAGATCTTTTCGGGGTGGCCGCAGCATTACCGCCACTAGTTGGCCCTTACACACAACAGCAATTGCTTGATCTTATTTACAAACACCGTTCGATCGAACTGTATGCTTCCGGATTGAAGATAGAGGATATGCGAAGGTTCAATCAGCCTTTAGCCGATCGTAAACGGGATTTCTTTCCTTATCCTTTCCAGGAAAGAGATAATAATACGAACACCCCTGTTGATCCTGCTTTTTAGCAGATGCTTATAAGAAAGTCCCGATGAAAATCGGGACTTTCTTATAAAATATTCAATTCCTTTTCCTTGTAGCGTGAAAGCGATTCGTGATCTAAATCCAGTTCGGTTATCAAATAACTAATACTTTCTATCGGGCAAACCCTCAACCGTAAAGCGATATCCAGTTTTTCAGAAATGCAGAGAACCCCTGTTTTCTTTGCACAGGCCAACATGGCTTTTTTAAGCTGGTTAATTTCCCAATACGTATCTGTCAGGCCTTCATCCGGATGGATGGCACTCGTTCCCATCAGGCATAAATCGGCCTTTATTTCTGATAGCTGCGTAATTACCTGTCCGCCATAAGTAACCTGCGAATTTTTAGAAAACAAGCCGCCAATCAAAATCACTTCAATATTATTGTACTTGGCCAGTTCTACTGCCACCAGCGGACTAATGGTAAAAAAAGTAGCTGATAAGCCCTTTGGAAGCAGCTTTACAAACTCTAAAATCGTTGTTCCGCCACCCGTTAAAACCACCATGCCATCTTTTATCAGCTGAACTGCTTTTTTGCCAATGGCGATTTTACTATCGCGGGCATAAACTGTACTATCATCAAAAGAACTGTGATACGATTTGGATAAAGCCCCTCCATGGACCTTGTAAAGTAAGTTTTCATCAACAAGTTCCTGTAGGTCCCTTCTGATGGTATCTTCTGAAACATTGAGTAATTGTACAAGGTCGGACGTTAATACACGGTTGTGCAAATTAATCTGGCGCATGATGAAATCGTGGCGTTCTTTTTTCAGCATAAGTAGGTGTCTGGTTTCAGACGAATGTATAAAAGATTTTTAGATTTTTTAAATATTGCATGTTTTTGCGTGTTTTTGCAATTTAATGTTGTTAGTTGCTGGTAAATAGTTTGTTAATTTGTTTTTTTATTCCAAAACATTTATGATATTAGCATTAAAATGCGTTATTATGCGTGTTTTACAAAACAGTTAATTAACTAACCGCTACAACTAACAAATCATTTTATCCCCAAAACAGGCAGTTTATGAAAAAAAAACTACTACTAATTTTTATTGGTACGTTCTTTTTGCTGGCGCATGCCATTGCGCAGCAAATAACCGTTACTGGTAAGGTTACGTCAGCCGACGGACCTATACCCGGTGTTTCCATTCGTGTGAAAGGAAGCACGGTGGTTGCACAAACCAACGCGGATGGTAATTATTCCATCAAAGCGCTGAAAACAGATATAATTACCTTTACTTATATTGGTTATGCTACAGTTGAAAGAACAGTAGGAAACAGTACTTCTGTTAATGTGGTGCTTCAGGCTAATGTTAACTCCCTCAATGAAGTCGTGGTAACGGCTTTGGGGCAACAAGTTTCCAGGAAAGCGCTGGGAACTGCTCAACAACAAGTTAAAGGTCAGGATTTGGCCGATACCCAACGTGAGAATTTTGTTAACGCACTACAAGGACGTATTGCAGGTGTTGAAGTAACAAGTTCATCTGGTGTTCCGGGTGCATCTTCTTCCATCACCATTAGGGGCGTAAGCTCTATTAGTGGCAGTAATCAGCCATTATTTGTGGTAGATGGTTTGCCTATCGACAATAAGACGCTAAATACAAGTGCATTTTATTCTGATAATAGTTCAACTACAGCATTTTCTAATAAGGGAGTTGATTTTACCAACCGGGCAGCCGATATCAATCCCGAAGATATTGAAAGCCTGGTGGTTTTAAAAGGGCCTGAGGCAGCAGCATTATACGGAATTGACGCCGCAAATGGCGCTATTGTAATTACCACCAAGCGCGGTAAATCGGGTAAAGGATCAATCAACTATAGCAATAGCTTCCGGATAGAAAAAACCAGTGTTAAACCAGAAATACAAGGTGTTTATGGCTTAGGCACTGGTGGAGTTACGTCATCAGGCACACTTCAATACTTTGGCCCTGCTTATGCTCCTGGCACTGTTTTGTACGATAATATTGATGGTTTCTTCCAGACAGCACTCACTCAAAAACATAACCTATCATTTGATGGTGGAGGGCAGGATATGAGTTACAGGATCTCTACATCTTATACGGCACAAAATGGCGTTGTACCAAATTCTAATTACGATCGGTTTACCTTAAATGGGTCTACAAATGGTAAGTTGAACGATTGGATGAAGGTTGATTTATCAATGACCTATACTTACGCCTTGAATAATCAACCTTTCAAAGGGGCTGGAGGTCCGCTAATTGGATTGCTTTTATGGCCACAGGAAGATGATGCCAGGAATTATCTTACCGCTGCCGGTACAAGAAGAAGATTTACAACCGCCACAGATTTAACGTCAGAAATTGAAAATCCTTATTTTAACGTAAATAAGAACAAAATTAATTCTATTCAAAATAGAATAACATCAAACTTTGGCTTTACCATTACGCCTGTTAAATGGCTTAATTTAAAATCGAATATTGGTTTCGACGTATACTCGAACAAAAACTTATTGTTAAGCCATCCGGAAAGTTCCAGGGGGTTCAATAAGCAGGGGATTATGGATGTTGCCAATGACAATACCAGGAATGTTAACGTTCAGAATTTACTGAATTTAACCAAACAGAAAATCACCTCCGATCTGTCTATTGATGCTACCTTAGGTAATGCCATACAAGATTTAAGATCTAATATCGATGCACAATACGGAGAAGGCTTTTTAGATCCAAACTTTATCTCTATAAATAATACGACCACAACACTCAGAAATGCAAAATCATCTATTTCTCAAAGAAGATTATTCAGTTTGTTCGGCCGTGCAACATTAAATTATAAAGATTATCTGTATATAACTGCAACAGGTAGAAATGACTGGACATCTACTATTCCTATCGGAGCTAATTCATTCTTTTACCCTTCTGTGTCTGGTAGTTTTGTGTTTACGGAAGTTCCGGCTTTTAAAGAAGCCCTTAGTACTGTATTTACCTCAGGTAAATTAAGAGCTGCATTTGCGAATGTGGGTAAAGATGCCAGGCCCTATAGTTATGTACCTTCATTGGAAAGTAAAGCAACTGTTGGTGGAGGATTTGGTTATGGTTTTACAGGACCAAATTTAGCCCTAAGACCTGAGTTTGCGAGTTCGTATG
Proteins encoded in this region:
- a CDS encoding SusC/RagA family TonB-linked outer membrane protein encodes the protein MEKSYLKWSPGFFAILLIPFLLLLFTEMVQAQNKRYTISGKVTDASNNEPIPGVVVKILNTNLATSTNSNGGYTFAVDLAPGKYQVQFSYVGYKSKAQSIDLASSNQVQLSTSLSADAVGLDEVIVTGTSQGTTRKELGSYISTVKGDDLNKAPSGNVLSSLQGKTAGAQISQNSGDPAGGLSVRLRGISSVNSSSEPLYIIDGVIVNNSTTRVTNTSANYDGGNFVGSIGQNRMVDINPADIERIEVLNGAAAAAIYGSRANSGVIQIFTKKGVSGAAQVNFSTSLTLSHLRKQVEVNESPVRFGTPTNFPTQDVIQTVGDPAVLQKETIPTNRYNYQDYIFQSATGTDNTVSVSGGNENTKYYTSAAYFSNQGIIKNTDFTRYNFRANIDQKITEWAKLSAGLNYIRSSANEKPDGNSFFSPMNSVTIIGNIHDIFARDANGNLMAVGERGRVNPVSVIEDIKQRQETNRIIANANLKLYPVKNLTLDFTLGVDNSGQSGSTYIPPFAYNVNPDFYGGGAALDGTLNGYASAATNNAFQFNNEFNATYQAKLSELISSTTQVGYSFQYEKTRYQLVNGRGLAPLIETVNAAATQLPSVDGRTELSVSGGYIQQNFKYKDHLFVTGALRADQSSVFGADNRTQEYLKGSLSYVLSSADYWKSFDVSDWWDTFKIRAAYGESGNLTGIGAYDRINAYSTQSFLGRASLFSSATLANENVKPERQRELELGTDLSFFKNRLGLQFNWYNKKVSDLLIASVQAPSTGFSSLLDNIGSLRNKGIELVLNGTPVDGKDFKWNTSVVFNRNRNTALDVGGLRLFSTNPGAPVAIINGEAIGVFYGTFFARNPDGSLLTNAAGIPQIEKGIQNSATTFTPQRDANGLPTGTTLRKVIGNPNPDYNMSFVNDFTYKKLNLHVQFDAVQGGNVWNADWRTRQGVGNGKVAEQEQLGELPRGYVAGVYAIEEWRIDDGSFVKLREISLSYNIGKLKFLRDLTVTVSGRNLISWDDYKGYDPELNSGGQSTILRNIDFGSVPIPRTFSLGLQVKL
- a CDS encoding RagB/SusD family nutrient uptake outer membrane protein, with amino-acid sequence MKILRNNIPTNITCLALSLTLCFSSCTKEYQDPSRAKTDVALGTQQGLTAVAIGLQRVYTLTRTGVMFNSVAANGFVTNELRLLNSGNIPELQLSAGGSTVDGTNTILFNLWTSANKIIYDADLVIANAGNLGDKGYAAGLIAYSSIFKALAIGNMAQYWEKIPDGTGKNVPFITRSAGFTKAIAVLDNALNVIAANSISASFLGNIPSDVNIINTIHALKARYALFSGNYPLALTEANAVDLTKSSFFKFDATSPNILFSIISSNNVFQPLNANLGLTGANTPDAADKRIAFYTVMAGATPTLRMNGFAAATASPFPIYLPGEMILIKAEALARQPDLTNSLIELNKVVTKTSDLFGVAAALPPLVGPYTQQQLLDLIYKHRSIELYASGLKIEDMRRFNQPLADRKRDFFPYPFQERDNNTNTPVDPAF
- a CDS encoding DeoR/GlpR family DNA-binding transcription regulator, whose amino-acid sequence is MLKKERHDFIMRQINLHNRVLTSDLVQLLNVSEDTIRRDLQELVDENLLYKVHGGALSKSYHSSFDDSTVYARDSKIAIGKKAVQLIKDGMVVLTGGGTTILEFVKLLPKGLSATFFTISPLVAVELAKYNNIEVILIGGLFSKNSQVTYGGQVITQLSEIKADLCLMGTSAIHPDEGLTDTYWEINQLKKAMLACAKKTGVLCISEKLDIALRLRVCPIESISYLITELDLDHESLSRYKEKELNIL
- a CDS encoding SusC/RagA family TonB-linked outer membrane protein encodes the protein MKKKLLLIFIGTFFLLAHAIAQQITVTGKVTSADGPIPGVSIRVKGSTVVAQTNADGNYSIKALKTDIITFTYIGYATVERTVGNSTSVNVVLQANVNSLNEVVVTALGQQVSRKALGTAQQQVKGQDLADTQRENFVNALQGRIAGVEVTSSSGVPGASSSITIRGVSSISGSNQPLFVVDGLPIDNKTLNTSAFYSDNSSTTAFSNKGVDFTNRAADINPEDIESLVVLKGPEAAALYGIDAANGAIVITTKRGKSGKGSINYSNSFRIEKTSVKPEIQGVYGLGTGGVTSSGTLQYFGPAYAPGTVLYDNIDGFFQTALTQKHNLSFDGGGQDMSYRISTSYTAQNGVVPNSNYDRFTLNGSTNGKLNDWMKVDLSMTYTYALNNQPFKGAGGPLIGLLLWPQEDDARNYLTAAGTRRRFTTATDLTSEIENPYFNVNKNKINSIQNRITSNFGFTITPVKWLNLKSNIGFDVYSNKNLLLSHPESSRGFNKQGIMDVANDNTRNVNVQNLLNLTKQKITSDLSIDATLGNAIQDLRSNIDAQYGEGFLDPNFISINNTTTTLRNAKSSISQRRLFSLFGRATLNYKDYLYITATGRNDWTSTIPIGANSFFYPSVSGSFVFTEVPAFKEALSTVFTSGKLRAAFANVGKDARPYSYVPSLESKATVGGGFGYGFTGPNLALRPEFASSYEVGTELAFFKDRLGLDFTVYRKETSDQIVNDIRGSYATGYVLFNLNGAKTRSEGIEVTLRGTPIKNKDFSWNALVNFESARARVLSLPNELPESYVSDTNVYGTIRNGTTPGYSTRSLTGTFYLRNDRGDILINPASGLPVRSSVVIQGPGKGYDRQPDFSIGITNTFTYKNFALSFLLDIRKGGDVLNATQSYLTQRGLSTMTLDRLTPRVVSGVIQDGKENSANPTINNIAVTPFYQNTYYTSLSEELFIEKDINWIRLKDVTLQYRLPQTVFSKQNFFKSASVFVTGTDLFLITNYSGLDPVVNGNTAAVGGSGSSGIDYGNFPVPIGLNFGVKIGL